The Elaeis guineensis isolate ETL-2024a chromosome 5, EG11, whole genome shotgun sequence DNA segment aaactggaggtgaggccggagcctgagatctggccgtggaggtcatGGATCATCgcatggatgccttgcggggaggcatcaggcaaagacctagtggaggaaggaggagaggatgctggAAAAAATGCccggaggcagtcccgttgagcgctcctttaagaacaagggtactacgaaggttcaagccccttcctctagcaccaatcctgttggtgcaaaaatccacctgcatcggaggagctggagtcgagggagtcgcggtcgccgctgggacctgcaaaagaagtctaaaccggaggtggggttgctccggcaagaccctccgacactcaagtcagttctctgcctcaataagaatggagtgctcgaacgaaaattttagtagagtttctaggtaaaaatgagagcttaaagaataacatatctggggtcccccttttataggcggagagagcaacagactgatagcgatgtttgtaaccgtccggcagtgggctgcccacggtcaggaggagtttgttgcgaagagtagtggagtggaatcgtggctatcatcgagacatgccacgtggagtctgtcgcggagagtggagtggcgtccattatcgtgacttgccagaggatggaggaatcgcgcggtatccgtcgtagaaagtggagcaggatcgtggccattattgcggtctgccagggagtgatggagctgcgcgaaatctgtcgcaggaagtggagcagagtcgtggctgttgctgtggcctgcgagagggtccaggcttgtcggctgaagtccggctcgaGTGTCTGGCGGAcaggggtggctagttgcccgtctgagaggagctcggagtccggctctcgtgggagttcggatgaagtcttccttcaattgaagtcggggataaggtccggctcccgcgggagtccggacggagtcttcccgcagctggagtcggagacgagatctggctcccataggagcccgggcgaagtctacctgcaatcaaaatcaggggtgaagtccggctcccttaggagtccggacgaagtttaccagcagtcggggtcgaggacggagcccgagtgaagccttccagtagtcgagatcggggacgaagtccggacggagtcttccttcggtcggagtcagagatgagatccggctcccataggagtccgggctgagtcttcctgcaattggagttgtgggtgaagtccagttcctgtaggagtccgaacgaagtttacctgtaagtgaagtcgtgggcggagcctggctctcgtaggagtccgggcgaagtccgcctgcagccggagtcgggaacgaggtccggctctcgtaagagtccgggtggagtcttcccgcagctggagtcggagatgagatctggctcccgtaggagcccgggagaagtccacctgcaatcaaagtcaggggcgaagtccggctcccttaggagtccggatgaagtttaccagcagccggggtcgaggatgaagcccagctcccgtaggagtctgggcgaagcgttccagcagtcgagatcggggatgaagtccggacggagtcttctttcggccggagtcggagacgagatccagctcccgtaggggtccgggctgagtcttcctgcaattggagttgtgggtgaaattcggctcccgtaggagtccggacgaatcctTCCAGCCGTcgagatcggggatgaagtccggacggagtcttccttcggtcggagtcggagacgagatccggctcccgtaggagtctgagctgagtcttcctgcaattggagttgtgggtgaagtccgaccctcgtaggagcccggacgaagtccgcctgcagtcggagtcgggaatgaggtccggctcccgtaagagtccgggtgaagtccgcctgcagtcggagtcgggaacgaggtccggctcctgtaagagtccgggcggagtctttccgcagctggagtcggagacgagatctggctcccgtaggagcccgggcgaagtccacctgcaatcaaagtttggggtgaagtccggctcccttaggagtccggatgaagtttaccagcagtcagggtcgaggacggagcccggctcccgtaggagtccgggtgaagccttccagcagtcgagatcgaggacgaagtccggacggagtcttccttcggccggagtcgaagacgagatccggctcccgtaggagtccggatgaaatctggtagttgtaggaatctaccattggagaagttcagccgttgacgaagtccagggtagttcggattggagttgaacctggctggaagaagtctggaagggattcggggaacagctgatagtcgtagaaggtcggctggcggcggagcttagtgagcacttggggcggcttaatagatgactgggggaactcatgttgaaggagctcgggtggtgcagtgagaGTTCGTTCGTCAGGAGAATTTagtcagcactgtggaaatccgattgttggagaagtccggagagataccatctgcagtcgaaagccggaggagtcctgggagggtcaatcctgtcaagaacttcggctgagggtattttatacccaacaagtatattttctaataataagaattttaaacaaataaaattatattaagtattTTATTTCTGATaagatatatattatttaaaatttttaaaactcttTGGTAGTTATTATCCATTGGGAAATTTTATAACGTTCCATAGAgttgcatattttttgaaaagaatCATATGCAACATTCGGATTCTGAAAGTTGCATCACTTCTGGAGTAATATGACATTTGGACCCCCATAGATTTATGGAACGtctgaaatcaaaaattaacttgcTTTCTTACTCAGACTTTTTGTTCTGTATTTTCTAAAAATCCTCTTTCTACGTTTCATCTATTTAGGTGTGGGTttttgaccaaaaatgattaagaAGTGCAATTTTACATCATCTTTGTGTTAGGTATTGTATCCTAGGGATAGAATTTTgaagagttcttttgcacctaAAAGAGGAGAAATTACTATCTTTAAGAAAATTTCTACGTTCTGTTCTTCTATCATATTTTTTCTGTATCTTCCACCCAGCACAACAGAGAAGAGTCAAGAAGTGGATATTTTTTGAATGAGTCAAattgaagatatgaaattttttgcTGCAGTTGAATGCGGAAGATACGGAATGAGTCAAATTGAAGAATTTTCAGGTTCTCTGCTAAGTTTTCTAACTCGATTATCAAGAAAATATCTTCTTTGAGCATCATCGAGTGGACTTCTGCTTCTTCTGTAAAGTTGAATTCTGAGGCTTTTATGGTAACTTTATTTTTCTAGATAATGCACTAATTTCCTTAATGAAATGATTGATGGGCATTGCTTTATCTGCTTCTCAATTTGGAAAAACGGTGCGGATCGGAGCATGTGCAAGTGATTCAAGCCCAAGCTAATGTCCAGAGTTTCTGCTTGTTGCCGTGTGTGACAAAAATTCTTGTTATTTTCTCTTCCAAGAAGAAGCACGGATGCTCTGCAGTGCATGATTTGAACTGCAGGTATCGTGCAATACTCGACGATGGATGGACATCAAACAAGACGGCTTTATTTTATTTTGAGGATTGCCATCAATCTTCCGATAGCAGCCACCAAGTGCCGCGCAACATTTCTACCGTAGAACATCCTGGATCTTCCAGAAGACGATAACTACTGGACAGTCATGTTGGCGCTGCGTAGGCCCACCCTGGTTGGCAAGCAGGATTTTTGGACTGCCTGCCTAATATGTTTTAAAAAAACTTGTCCAATAATATGCACTAAAGTCCATGTGTCATACGCTGGCACGATAGCCGCCTTTGGAAATTAAGCTACAGTACGTGGGCTATCAGAAACGGATGGCTCTAGACCTCACGAAGGGTCCTATAAACATGAGGAAGAGAGAGCTCACCTCCAAAAAATCAACAAGGCATTCAACACAATGGAGCCCTTGCTCTCTCTCTTGGCTTACTCATGTCTCCTCTTACTCTCAGTAGCTGTATTCTTGTGCGTAAAGGCCTCCTGGCCAAGCCCCAGGTTCCCTCCTGGCCCATTAGGGCTCCCAATCATCGGCAATCTTCACCGATTGGGTGAGAATCCATACCGCTCATTCCGGTTCCTCTCGGAGAAATATGGCCCCCTCATGAGCCTAAAGCTTGGTTGCATACCAACTATCATCGTATCCTCATCGGAGATAGCCTCCGAGATTCTGAAGACCCAAGATCTTATCTTTTGCACTAGACCTCGCCTTGTCGCCTTCAAGCGATACTCTTATGGTGGACGGGACATAGGCTTATCACCCTACGGCGAGCAATGGAGACAACTGAGGAGAATTAGCATGTTAGAAGTCTTCAGTGCAAAGAGGGTGCAAGCTTTTCAATCCATAAGGGAAGAAGAAGTAAACGTCCTAGTACAAACTCTATTGAGGCAAGCATCAAGTGGTCCGGTGAATCTTAGTGAGATGTCTTTCTGCCTCTTTAACAATATCACAACTCGAGAAATTTTCGGCAGGAGGATTTCGAGTGATGGTGACTGCACGAGCAGCAAATACCATATTCTCCTAAATGAGATGATGTCTTTGCTGGGAGGGTTTATTTTAGGGGACTTCTTCCCGTCGATGTGGTGGTTAGATGTTCTCACCGGCACGAGAGCAAGGCTTGAGAGGAGCTTCCATAGCATGGATGAGCTTCTTGAGGAGGAGATCAAAAAGCACATGCATGGTGGAGGAAGCCGAGATGACTTCATTGGTGTTCTCCTCGAGCTTCAGAAGGATTTAAGCCTTGGATTCCCCCTCACCAGGGATCATATCAAAGGCGTCCTTATGGTTCGTATCTTTGCTCCACTTCTTTCTCTACTTTGTAGAGCATATAGGGTGCTATGAGTTGTTTTATAAACCAACAAGCGCAAAGGGATAATGCAATTATGCTATCATCTTTGAGACTTGCAAGCATGGGCACCTGCACACGGTTGGATGGTTCGAGTGGTTTTTTGCATGATTAAATTGTGTAGACACAAACACGTGCGTACACAACTAGCTTAGCTTTCTTAAATCATGTCCGACTCCAACATATATAGCTGAAGCAAAGCCCGTATCCAAATATGAACCATGGTAGACCTTAATTAacataatagtaataataatagcAGCAGCAACAACctcaataaattatatattaattacaaTAATCTTGAAATAGGACTTGCAATAGTCATATATATTGGGACAATCTTTGTTTCTCAAAACCAAACGATGAAGCATTCCCTATCAACTGAGGCAGATTAAGCCAAATGCCCATCAAACCATCTGGTTATAGAAGTTGATTGTTCATCTAGACTTGATCACTACATATAGTGCCGCTTCAGCAACATCCGATAATAAGTCCATGATCAAACAACTAGTGTAACATTATACCATCAAATTGTTATGTGATAGTCTCACATCGATTGTGAAACTAATAAATGCTCGGTATATAATGACTTAAGTTGTCTACTACTAACAACTCGGGCTTAAGTATTTTGAACTACGTGGTTTAGGCCTGAATAAGTTGTGGGGTCAATAAACTGCTTAGGGTAttacaaaatggtatcagagccacgtctGAGGGTATTATCATATGGGATCACGTTGGAATAAATTGTGCATCCCGATGATATACTCTTGATCTGGTGAGGAAAGGTTGACCATCAAGAACGGTGACAGTAGCATGGTGGGCTTGCCTCCGGAGTCTTACATGGATATGTACTGGGAGGGTATACTGGGGCCAAGTAGGGCCTTGATCAGAATGTCAAAGATTTAAATGGGAGAGATTGTGATAGTTCTACATCGATTGTGGAACTAATAAATGATTGATATATAATGACTTAAGTAGTTTACTACTAACAACTTGAACTTAAGTATTTTGGGCTATGTGGTTCAGATCTGAATAAATTATGGGGTCAATAAACTGCTTGTGACGTTACATGTTAGATGAGTATCAAGCCTGGGGATGTTTAATCAAATGGATAGAAAAAGTGGTCTTCAAGGACTTCTCCGGCATGCATGTGGTGCAATTCGTATATGCAGTCACTTGCCCTGTAAATCAGATCCAATAAATCAGATCCAATGGGTTCACTAAATCATTCCCTACGAGAGGGaggtgtgtgtgtgcgtgcgcgcGCGGGTGTTTGACATTTCATTGGGACGGCCCGTGATGGTGTGGGGCTCCCCGTCTTATACATGGGATGGTGCTTTTAATGCACTGGTGCTCCATCATTATTCCTTGGACGGCCTCTTAACCAACCGACCGGATAAGATTATATCAGCAACAAAATCAGATTTGCTTTCTGCTTGTGTTCCAAAAGATGGCACGGAAGCGCACAAGCAAACTATTTGGCAACCTCCGAGTGGCACATGCGAGGTGTGGGAGTGTGGTCCCAAGAAGGAATTAGAAGGGATTATATGACAAAAATTAGTTCAACCCTCCATATCGTACTTTTGATTGATTTTACAAGATGTGCGCCTGAAATTCTGCAGTCTAGTTGACAATGAGACATAAATAGTTTGTCCTATATATTCTAAATGCTATAATTTTCCTCTCTTATGCATACGTATACATGCTCCTTTCTACATATAGTCCACACAAGTATATTAATATCTGGCAAATGATGCTATATATATTGATTTCTCAaagaaaaatctcaaaaaatcattatatatatatatatatatatatgatctaacaATCACTTCCATACTTGGCAGGATGTGTTCCTTGGTGGATCAGACACTTCTGCCTCTGTCTTAGAATCGGGAATGACTGAGCTTATGAGGAACCCACCCGTTATGAAGAAAGCCCAAGATGAAGTTCGAGGACTCCTTGGAAATAAAGGAAAGGTAGAAGAGGGTGACGTTCAACAGTTATATTATCTAAAGCTCGTAATTAAAGAAGTTCTTCGGTTGCACCCTCCCGCTCCATTGCTAGCCCCTCGAGAATGCATGCAAGATTGCAAGATCAATGGATGTAATATTCCTAAGAAGACAAGGGTGTACGTAAATGCATGGGCTATTAGCAGGGATCCCCGATATTGGCAAGATCCAGAAGCCTTCATCCCTGAAAGATTCGAGGACAATGATATCAATTTCAAAGGGCAACACTTCGAGTTCATACCTTTTGGGAGTGGCCGAAGGATATGTCCAGGCATGTCGTTGGGTGTGGTTGCTGCAGAGCTTGCACTTGCCAATCTTCTCTATAGGTTCGACTGGGATTTGCCTGGTGGAATGAGCAAAGAGGATATTAACATGGAAGAGCAATTTGGTTTAGTAATTCGCAGGAAATCACCTCTTATTCTAGTGGCAACCCCAACATCTGTCGTTTCCTAGAGCTGCCACCATGAACCAGCAAACTTATCTTTAATATCATGCTTGATTGTAACAATAAAGGATGGATTGATAGAAACATCTACTCTTATGGTACGAATCTGCTGGGGCTTTTGCCGAATTCCTTTCTAGGACGAAGGGGGGGGGAAGCTATGTATTAGGAAGAGGTCAATTTATGcttatatttatgtatttatgcGTGTATATGTGCATGATATAATCAACTAGCTATTTTATACTGTTTGGGCTTGTATCCGATTTAGAAGTTAATTTGACGTCTTTGATACCATATGCAACgcattcaattttaaattttgatgatCAGGTCCGGATCAAGTACCAGGCCTATTTATTGGAGTGACAGCCAACATGGTATATCGAGATATTCCAATTCTACCGGCATTCCAGTTTAAAGAGAGAACTAcaagcttttttttctttttattttttaaatggatGCAACTGATCGATCAACCATACAAATATATAATTCCAATTATCTTCCTAGCATGACACAGCTATGCAACAAAGACGTTAGAATCCTACAACCACGACAAGATTCAATTATTCAAACCCTtcaattttaccaaaaaaaaaaactcaatttagtatccaaacaaaaaaaagaatccaaaaaaaaaaatgagtagTCCATGATGATTTCAAGTTGGCTCCTCCCCTAGAGACTATAGAAGGTCCAATGGATGCCTTGTGGATAAGGACTAGCAACAAATATCTATGGTGTTTAGCTAAGTAACTTTTGACCGAAATCTAAAGATGACAAATTTCATAATGTCATATTATTAATCCTTTGCTAAGTAACTTTTGACTAAAATCTAAAGATGACAAACAAAGCCCTTTCACAATGTCATATTATTAATCCTATGatagattttgatgatcataaaatattaagtaattatggtattaatcatgtatttcaaggaTGAATACATGATTTTTTAGATGCTTAAAATGAAAAATTTATCCATAGGACAAATCCTCTATAAGGAGCTAAGTCAAAGGAATTCAAGATGAATCTTCAGATTTTTTTACGTAGTGGAGTCGACCCCAGATATATAGGAGCCAATCCCTGAACAGAATTAGGCTAAAAACTGAAGAAAattgaagttcaaaaaatttaggagTCGACCCATGGAAATGGCGAGTCAACTCTGGCGCATTGAAATGCACTGGCATAGATAGAGTCGATTTATAGAAAAGAAGAGCCAACTCTCTTAGTAAAGATAGAAAATTAGATTTTTGGGACCTCTACTTGAGTCGACTCTTGAAATGGTCAAGTTGACCCCTGGACAGATCAAGTCGACTTGTGAAGATGGCGAGCCGACTCTTTCagaaaagataaaatatagaattttttgattttgaggtcgagtcgactcatgagtagcTCGAGTCCGACTCCTGACATGGGGAAGTTGCAACGACTAGATTTTTGTACTTCTCCAATGATCATTTCTCTACTCTAATGATTAGTCCAAGCCTTCCAATGATCAAATCTCACTCTTTAACTACTTTTAAGCTGACAAAAGGCTAGAGAATTATTTTGAGAAGCAAGAGGAAGGGAATTAAAGAGTGGAATCATTATTTTGAGTAAGCATCATTGAATACctttgagagaaagaaaaaaaaaatttatgcacaGAATTCACTAA contains these protein-coding regions:
- the LOC105036307 gene encoding cytochrome P450 71A1 isoform X2, which encodes MEPLLSLLAYSCLLLLSVAVFLCVKASWPSPRFPPGPLGLPIIGNLHRLGENPYRSFRFLSEKYGPLMSLKLGCIPTIIVSSSEIASEILKTQDLIFCTRPRLVAFKRYSYGGRDIGLSPYGEQWRQLRRISMLEVFSAKRVQAFQSIREEEVNVLVQTLLRRISSDGDCTSSKYHILLNEMMSLLGGFILGDFFPSMWWLDVLTGTRARLERSFHSMDELLEEEIKKHMHGGGSRDDFIGVLLELQKDLSLGFPLTRDHIKGVLMDVFLGGSDTSASVLESGMTELMRNPPVMKKAQDEVRGLLGNKGKVEEGDVQQLYYLKLVIKEVLRLHPPAPLLAPRECMQDCKINGCNIPKKTRVYVNAWAISRDPRYWQDPEAFIPERFEDNDINFKGQHFEFIPFGSGRRICPGMSLGVVAAELALANLLYRFDWDLPGGMSKEDINMEEQFGLVIRRKSPLILVATPTSVVS
- the LOC105036307 gene encoding cytochrome P450 71A1 isoform X1 produces the protein MEPLLSLLAYSCLLLLSVAVFLCVKASWPSPRFPPGPLGLPIIGNLHRLGENPYRSFRFLSEKYGPLMSLKLGCIPTIIVSSSEIASEILKTQDLIFCTRPRLVAFKRYSYGGRDIGLSPYGEQWRQLRRISMLEVFSAKRVQAFQSIREEEVNVLVQTLLRQASSGPVNLSEMSFCLFNNITTREIFGRRISSDGDCTSSKYHILLNEMMSLLGGFILGDFFPSMWWLDVLTGTRARLERSFHSMDELLEEEIKKHMHGGGSRDDFIGVLLELQKDLSLGFPLTRDHIKGVLMDVFLGGSDTSASVLESGMTELMRNPPVMKKAQDEVRGLLGNKGKVEEGDVQQLYYLKLVIKEVLRLHPPAPLLAPRECMQDCKINGCNIPKKTRVYVNAWAISRDPRYWQDPEAFIPERFEDNDINFKGQHFEFIPFGSGRRICPGMSLGVVAAELALANLLYRFDWDLPGGMSKEDINMEEQFGLVIRRKSPLILVATPTSVVS